Proteins from a single region of Mustela erminea isolate mMusErm1 chromosome X, mMusErm1.Pri, whole genome shotgun sequence:
- the LOC116583315 gene encoding doublesex- and mab-3-related transcription factor C1-like: protein MDPNEMPAVPCCPSDPPIGLETGAPWGIELGPTRAVSRCARCYNHGFTDQVKDQDHFCLFKACECHKCAFFSEHHSVLPAESALKREQGANLKRHLAQGQTRSEASPPKAHSHVKKLTIQAGALNKRPRSSADRSYPKIFVSVLDSSSLEDATNNFSFQEDPQGSCPAQDAPESSDQDSDSASEWQRKLEAAEALLILRDSPQASSGSSSVLHPCVATNPAEDRGPQPPNPSLRPREPAPFLCLLGIWGASPS from the exons ATGGATCCCAATGAAATGCCTGCTGTGCCCTGCTGCCCCTCCGACCCCCCTATTGGACTTGAGACTGGAGCCCCGTGGGGGATTGAACTTGGCCCCACAAGAGCTGTGAGTCGCTGTGCCCGCTGCTACAACCACGGCTTCACTGACCAAGTCAAGGACCAGGATCACTTCTGCCTCTTCAAGGCCTGCGAGTGTCACAAGTGTGCCTTCTTCTC GGAACACCACAGTGTCTTGCCTGCTGAGAGTGCCTTGAAGAGGGAGCAGGGGGCAAACCTAAAGAGGCACCTGGCTCAAGGGCAGACAAGGAGTGAGGCCTCCCCTCCCAAAGCTCACAGCCATGTCAAGAAGTTGACCATTCAAGCCGGAGCCCTCA ACAAGCGCCCAAGGAGCTCTGCTGACCGGTCCTACCCCAAAATCTTTGTCTCCGTCCTGGACTCCAGCAGCCTTGAAGACGCGACtaacaatttttctttccagGAAGACCCACAGGGCTCCTGCCCTGCCCAGGAT GCTCCTGAATCTTCTGACCAGGACTCGGATTCCGCCTCAGAGTGGCAGCGGAAACTGGAAGCGGCCGAGGCTCTGCTGATTCTGAGAGACTCTCCCCAGGCATCTTCTGGCTCCAGCTCCGTGCTCCATCCCTGCGTGGCGACAA ATCCTGCTGAAGATAGAGGACCCCAGCCTCCTAACCCTTCTCTGCGACCCAGGGAGCCAGCTCCATTTCTCTGCCTACTGGGCATCTGGGGTGCATCTCCCTCTTGA